GACGGCGGCAAGCGCGCGTCACGACGCGATCGCCTCGGTGGCGTATCGGTCGAGCATATTGCGCGCCATGCCGGCGAACAGGCGGCCAGCGGCGTCGGCCCCGACGGGCAGGTGATCGGCGCGGTCGGCCTCGACCGGCCCTTCTTTTCCGACAAGAACCGCGCTTTCTGGCTGCTCCAGAGCTTCGGCTGGTCGGGCTATCTCATCCTTCGTTACCTGACCGGCGTGGTGAACGGCTTCCAGCCGATCGTCTTCCTGTTCCACTGTCTCATCATCACCGCGACGGGCTATTCGCTCACCCTGTTGATGGCGGCGCTCTACAAAAGGCTGATCAAGCTGCAGGCGGCGATCACCATGCTGGTGAGCCTCGCCACGGTGGTGCTGGGCTCGGTGCTGTTCAGTTTCCTCGAGACGTGGAGCATCTCGACCTTCGTCAACCCGACCTTCGAGCCGCGCGGCACGCAGTTCCTCGGCGCGATGGTGCTCGACTTCGCGCTCCTGGCGGCGTGGACCGCGCTCTATTACGGGATCAACTATTACCTGCTGCTCGAGGAACAGATCGACCAGCGCCGCGCGCTCGAGAGCCAGGCGTCGGCGGCGCAGCTGGCGATGCTGCGCTATCAGCTCAATCCGCATTTCCTGTTCAACACGCTGAACAGCATCTCCACGCTGGTCCTGCTGGCGGAGAAAGAGCGCGCCAATGCGATGCTGGCGCGGCTGTCCTCCTTCCTTCGCTACACGCTCGCCAACGAGCCGACCGCGCAGGTGCCGCTGGCCAAGGAAATCGACACCTTGAAGCTCTATCTCGAGATCGAGAAGATGCGCTTCGAGGAACGGCTGCGCCCGCACTTTCGCATCGAGGCGGCGGCGGCAGGCGTGCCGGTGCCGAGCCTCATCCTCCAGCCGCTGATCGAGAATGCGATCAAATATGCGGTGACCCCGGCCGAGAATGGCGCCGATATCTGGATTACCGCGCGCGCCGAGGGGGGGCGGGTGCGCATCGAGGTGGCGGATTCGGGCGCTGGCGGCGGGGTCGTCACCGGGGCCCCGTCGACGGGCGTAGGGCTCGCCAACACGAGCGAGCGACTGGCCCAGGCCTATGGCCGTGACGGTCATTTTGAGACCAAAGCGAACGAAAAGGGAGGCTTCAGCGTTATCCTCCACATACCTTTCAGGAAAGAAGAACAAGAATGACCATCCGTACGCTTCTGGTCGACGACGAGCCGCTCGCCACGCAGGGCCTCCAGCTGAGGCTCGAGGCGCATGACGATGTCGAGGTGATCGGCACCGCCAACAACGGGCGCGAGGCGATCCGCCAGACCAAGACGCTGAAACCCGATCTCGTTTTTCTCGACATACAGATGCCGGGGTTCGACGGCTTTTCGGTGATCTCGGGGCTGATGGAAGTCGAGCCGCCCTTGTTCGTCTTCGTCACCGCCTACGACCAGCATGCGGTCAAGGCGTTCGAAGCCAAGGCGGTCGACTATCTGGTGAAACCCGTCGAGGAAGATCGCCTCGCCGAAACGCTCGACCGGGTGCGCAACCGGCTCGCCGAAAAGGGCGCGGCGAGGAAGGCGAGGAAGCTCGAGGCGGCGTTGAACGAACATGCCCCCGAGGCGGCGAGCGAATTGTCCAAGCAGGACCCCAATGCGCCCGCCGCGAGCCGCTATGAAAGCGTCATCAACATCCGCGACCAAGGCCAGATCTTCCGCGTCGACGTCGAGGATATCGAGCGCATCGATGCGGCGGGCGATTACATGTGCATCCAGACGGGCGACAATACGCTGATCCTTCGCGAGACGATGAAGGACCTCGAAAAGCGCCTCGATCCGCGCAAGTTCCAACGCGTCCACCGCTCGACCATCGTCAATCTCGACAAGGTCAAGCAGGTCAAGCCGCACACCAATGGCGAATGTTTCCTCATCCTCGGCTCGGACGCCGAGGTGAAGGTGTCCCGCAGCTACCGCGACGTGGTGGCGCGCTTCGTCCACTAGGAGGCGCTAGAGGTCGGCCTCGTCCCATCGCGCGCGGCCGCGGCGCTCGAGCTCGGCGCGGGTGGTCGCGTCGGGGATCAATTGTTCGACCCATTCGCCGGTGCATTTGCGACCCTGTTCCTCGGCAAGGACGACGCACAGGAAGGCGGCGTCGTCGAGCAGGTCGTTGCGATAGCGTTGGAAGACGGCTTGGTTACGGACCGCGAAATTGACGACGTCGGCAAATTCCCTGTCGGCGCAATAGGACTCGCGATCGAAGATCATCTCCAGCCCGCTGCCTTTGTCCGAACCGCTGTCGCGCACGGTGAGCCGAGGATCCTCGGGGCGAAGGAGATCTTCCTGCGAGCGGAAGTTGGGGAGCTGTCCCTTCGCATAATTGAGGCTGTTGCGATAAAAATCGACCGCGAGCCGGGCGTCGGCCGATAGCGCGGAGACGCCGACCGAATTGACGAGTTCGTCATAGACGCCGCTCGGCGGGTCGATCATCTCGTACAGCTGGACCGCCCAGAGGCTCTGGAAGGCGGCATCGTCGGGGCATCGACCTTCCGCAAGGTCGCGCGCTGCGCTGCGCGCCAACGGCAGTTCCTCATCGCGCTGCGAGGTCCGTTGCCAGACCAGCCCCATCGCGGTGCGCGCTTCCTCAAGCAATTGCGCCTCGATCCGGCCGAGACGCGCGGCATCGCGGCGGTCCTCCGCATATTCGCTGAGCTGGAAAGCGGCGAAGATCGAGATGAAGACGATGACGCCCTCGATGGCGACGAGGAGCCAGTCGGAGGGGCGAACCTCGCGAGCGGATGTGCGCAGGCGGCGGATGAGGGCGATCATGGGCTTGTCTCGGCGAGAACGTCGCGGGCCTTGTCGGCGTCCTCGGGGGCGAGTGCTTCGCCGCGCGGGCGACACGCACGTCCCAGGCTGTCGGCCACGACCATGCAGGCCATGACCGCTTCGAGGAGCAGTTCTTCGCGCTGCGCGTGCAAGATTTCCGCCGCGCGCATCCGCTCGGCCATTTTGAGCTTCAGCGCAGGAGACTCGCAGCGGTCCGGTGCCTTGACCGCGTAGGCCCGGCGCCATCCCGCTTGTGCATCAAAGCCGGCGTCGTAGCCCGCCGCTGCAAGGTCATCCGCCAAGGACGGCAGGGAGATATTAAACCACTGGACCCGACCGTTGTAGGATTGGAGCTCGGAATGAAAATTGGCGAGCGTATCGCGTCGGCGCGTATCATCGAGCAGCGATAGGCTGCCCGTCGCGGTCATCTCGTCATAGGCCACCGTGGGCAGGTCAATATCCTCGAAGATAGTGGTGAAGATGGAAAACTTCTGGGGGCACTGGCCGGCATTGATCCAGGCATCGAAGTCGGCGCGCGCCTCGGCCCTCACCCTTCGGTAGAAGACGTCGCCGCGCTTCAACCGAAAGACCGATTCCTCCATTTCCCCGACCAGTCGATCGAGCAGCCGTTGTTCGCGCGCCTCATCGCGCCGCGCGCCGACCCAGTCCTCCAGTGCCAGCGCGAGCAGGATACCGCCGACCACGGCGATGGTCTCCAGACCCAGCAAAAGCCATTCGGGCCCGCGGATCTCTCCGGCGCTCGAGCGCAGGCGGCGGAAAAGGGCGATCATCGGGGCGCCACCTTTGACCAGCGTTCGTCGGCCGGGCGATCGGTGCGGTCGTAATAACGGGCGAGCATCGCATCGATGCGTTCCCGGCTGCTCTTGGGAATGGCGAGGCGGGACCGGTCGTAGCAGGGTTCGCCAACTTGGGCGGCGAGCGCGTGGCAGGCGTTGGCGACGGCAATCACATTGTCGTTGCGGATCGCCAGATAGCGTTCGTAGAGTTGTGCGGCGGCGATATAGCCTTCTCGAAAGTCGGTATCGGCGCACAAGCCTTCGATGTCATAGTCACGGCGCGTGGTCGCTGCGCGGCCTTGAGTTTCGGCGGTGGCCATGTCCTCGCGACCCGAGCCGTCGACCTCGTCCAGATAGCGTACGCGAACGTGTCGATTGTCGGGTTCGAAGAAGGTGATCGGCTGGCTCGCGCGCCCGAAATTCTCGTCCATCCAATCGAGGTTGGCGCGATAGGAGGACAGCGGGCCATGCATCCTGGGAGGAAGCGCCGACAGGCCGACGCCATTCAGCATCTCGTCGTAAGCGGGCGTGCTGGGTGCCGCAAACCATCCGCCGAAGCCAAAGGCGTCAAGATCGCCGTAGCTTGTCGGACATCGACCGCGCGACAACAGTCGCGCCGCATCGCTCGCCTCCCGTGCCGTCTCGATGGCCGCGACGGTGTGGAGTTCGACCTGCGCCAAGGCGTCGGCGCTTTCGACGAGGAGCCGTTTCATCAGCCGATCGACCTGACGCGCCTCGCGCCGGTCGGTGGCCCATTCGGTGAGCTGGAAGGCAGCGAAGATGGAGATGAAGACGATGACGCCTTCGATGGCGACGAGGAGCCAATCGGAGGGACGGACCTCGCGGGCGGATGCGCGAAGGCGGCGGATGAGGGCGATCATACGGCGGGGCCCTCCAGCGCCTCGGCCGCCAGGTCAAGGTCGTCGCCCGTCAGCGACTGGTCTCCGGGGCGGCATTGCCGGCCCGCCGCATCGGCGAGGACTGCGCACATCTCGATCGCCTCGGCGGCAAGCGCGGCGCGAAATTCGTGGACGACCTCGGCGTGATACATGGCGCTTGCCATCCGGCCCTTGAAGGTTTCGTCGGCGCAGTCGCCGTCATGGACCTTGCGCCCGTTATAGCTGCTGCCTGCGGGTTTCGCGGGGTCGAAGGTATAGACGAAGCCCATGCGGTCCCAGTCGCCGAAATCGTAACCGGTGGCGAGCGAACGGGCGAATTGCAGCTGTTGGGCGAAGGCATTGCGGGCCGCCTGATAGTCGGCGACGGCGCGCCGTTCGCGCGCACGCGGGAGGATCGACAAGCCCCCGGTGCCGGCCATCTCGTCATAGGCGGAGGTCGGCAGATGCAGCGAGGGCAGGTTGCGGGCAAAGGACATGTCGCCTTCGGGCGGGCATCGATCCTCGTTGATGAGGATGTCGAGCTGGGTACGCGCGGCGCGGCGCCATCCATCGAAGCCGTCGCGATGCTCGATGAGGAAGGCCACGCTCTGCTCGGCCTCGTCGACGAGCCGGTCGAGAAGCGCTGCCTGCGCGGCGCGCTTCTCGCGGCGCTCGGACCATTGCTCGAGCTCGAAGGCGATGAGGATGCCGGCGACGACCGCGAATGTTTCGATGGCGAGCAGCGCCCATTCGGTCGGGCCGATACCGCCGACGGCCTTCCTTATCCTGCGCCACAGGACGATCATGACAAGCACCCCCCGGTTGAGCGCCTAACCTGCGTCAGCTTTTGGCGGCTGGCAAGTCAGGATCGTCGGCGATTTTCGCGACGAGGCGGGGGAGCATGAGGCGCTGGAAGACCGCGCGGGCGATGAGGAAGAGGGTGAAGCTCGCCCACAGGCCGTGATTGCCCCAGTCCCAGGTCAGCCAGAGCGCGAGGGCGTAGACCGCCGCGCTTCCCCCCATCACGAGGAGCAGCGCCCGCGTCCAGGAAGCGCCGACATAGACGCCGTCATAGATGAAGCCCGCCACGCCTGCGAAGGGCAGGACGACGAGCCAGGGCGAATAATACATGGCGGAAAGCGCGACCGCGGGGGTGGCGGCGAAGCTCTCGATCAGCGGGATGGCGAACAGGCCGAAGGCGAGGCTGACCAGCGCGGCGGCACCGAAGCCGCGAAAGACGATCGCCTTGGTCAGCCGCTCGAAGCGGACGCGGTCGGCGGCGCCCTTGGCCTCGCCATTGAGGACCTGCGCGGCATTTTCGAAGCCGTCGAGGAAGAGCGCGGAGAAGAGGAAGAATTGGAACAGGATGGCATTGGCGGCGAGCGTGACCGCGCCGCGCGTCGCGCCGATGCGGGTCAGCGCGGCAAGCGCGAGCGCGAGGATGACGGTGCGCAGAAACAGGTCGCGGTTGACCGACAGGAAGGGCAGGAGGCGGGCTCTTGCGAAGGTGCCGGTTGCGCCGAGCTGGGCGCGCAGGAGCACGAGGCCGCCGCCCGAGAAGACGAGCGCGGCGGTGATGGCGAGCTTGGCATATTCGGCAATGAGGCTCGACCAGCCAATGCCCGCAATGCCCATGTCGAAGCGCAGCACGAAGAGCAGGCCGAGCGCCACGTTGAGGAGGTTGTAGCCGACCTCGATCACGAGCACGGCCGTCATCCGGCGCTGGCCGACGAGATAACCGATGAGCGCGAGGTTCACGAGCACGCCCGGGGCCGACCAGTAGCGAATGCCCGCATAGGTGCGCGCGGCAACGAGCACCTCGCCCTTGGCGCCGAGCGCGTCGAGCAGCAGCGGCAGGAGCAGAGGTTTGAGCGCGAGGAGGGCCAGCGCGATGGCGAGCGCGACCGCCATGCCGCGCAGTAGCGTCGCGGCCTGTTCCTCTGCGCCCTCGCGCGTGCCTGCCTGCGCGACGAGGCCGGTGGTGCCCGTCTTGAGGAAGTTCATGACGGTGAAGAGCAGCGCGAACAAACGCGCGCCGATATCGACCGCGCCTTGCGCCGGCGCGCTGCCGAGGCGCCCGACGACCCACAGGTCGGCAATGCCGATGAGGGCGGTCGCGACATTGGTGATCATCGCGGGGACGGCGATGGCCCAGATCAGTCGACTGTCGATGCTCCCCCGCTTCATGACGATCTGCTATGCCGGAGCCGCAACGACAGGGGAAGCATGATGGCACGGATCACGGGACTTGGCGGCGTGTTCGTCAAGCGCAAGGACGTCGAGGCGTCGACCAAATGGTACAAGGACGTGCTCGGCATCGCGGGCGATTATGGCCCGATGTTCCGCTGGGCCGACGAGCCGCAGGAGGATCCCTTCAGCCTGTTGTCGAGCTTTGCCGAGGACACGACCTATCTCGATCCGGGCACCATGCCCTTCATGATCAACTTTCGCGTCGACGACCTCGATGCCTTCCAGGCCGAATTGGAGGGCAAGGGCGTGGAGATCCTCGGGCGGGCCGACGAGGTCTATGGCAAGTTCGCCTGGATCCTCGACCCCGACGGCATCAAGATCGAATTGTGGGAACAGCTGGGGCCGGCGCCGGCGGCCTGAGCCCGCCGCGCCGATCTAGCGCACGGCCTTGCGGCTCCACGGCCAGCGGAAGGGCTTGCCCGATTTCAGCACGCTCTTCCTGAAGAAATTGGAAGCGACGCGCAGGATCAGCGCGACCCACAGCGCCTGCCAGGCGATCGCGACGAGATGCGGCCAGAGCGGCGCGACTTCGGCGGCGCGGGCGATCATCGCGAAGGGGCTGGTGAAGGGGAAGACGGCGGCGATGATCGCCTCGCGGCCATAGGGATCGCCGACGCCCAGCTGCGCGCCGAGGAAGAGGACGACCTGGATCATGGTCACGGGCATGGACAACGTCTGCACCTGCCGCACGGTCGAAGCCTGCGCGCCGATGCCGAGGAACGCCGCGCCGAGGAGCAGGTAGCTCGTCGTGAAATAGACGAGGCCCAACAGGATGAAGACCGGCCAGCCCACCGCGGGCGGGGGCGGGATCAGCGCCGCGCTGCCGCCGCCAAAGGCGTAGAGCGCGATGACGATGGTCGTAATCCACACCGCGATGCCGGTCAGCGAGATGGCGAGCATCGCAAACAATTTGCCGATGAAGATGCTGTCGACCGGCACGGCGGAGGCGAGCACCTCGATCGCCTTATTGCCCTTCTCTTCCAGCATCTGGGAGAGGAGCATGCCGGCGAGCAGGATGGTGACGAAGAAGAGGAGGAGCTGGCCCATGCGCGCGGTCAGCGCCTGCGCGAAGCTGCGGCTCGAGGCCGATTGGCTGCGGGTATTGACCTCGAGCGGGGGGCCGGTGGCATCGGGCGGGGCGCCTTCCAATGATGCGCGGCGCGCCTCGTTAATAAAGGCGCCGAGATGACGCGCGGTGCCCGAGCCTTCGCCGAGCGTGCCGGTGAGGACGGGCGCCTCCAGCCCGCCGTCGAGGACGCCGAGAATGGGACGCTCGGTGCGCGCCAGCAGCGCCTCGCGCTGCGCATCGAGATCGCCTTCGGGGTCGACCTGTTCGAGGGTCACGAAGCCATCGCCCGGCGCGAAGGGGGTGAAGCGCTCCTGCGCCTCGTTCAGTGCCGCGACCTCGGCGGCGGTGCCGATGACCGCGACGATGCGCTCATTGTCGCTGTCGGCGATATTGGTGCCGACCGCGCCGAACAGGACGCCGATACCGATCGGGAAGAAGGGGCCGATGAGGAAGAAAAGAAACGTCTTCGACAGGACGGTCGCGAAATAGTCGCGGCGGCCGATGACGAAGGCGGCGCGGATGATTTCCTTCATGCCCGGGCATCCTTTTTCATCTGGGCGGCGACCGCCTCGCCCGCGATGGCGACGAAAGCATCGTGCAGGCCGGGGCGCTCGATCGACAGCGTGTCGATGCCCGCGCCATGGTCGATCAGGCTCTTGAGCATTTTCTCGGGGCCCGCTTCGGGCAGCTCGAAATGGAATTCGCAGCCCGACTGGCGGGCGCTGTCGGGCAGGTCGGCGCGCCAGGGGCCATCGGGGGTTCGGGTGCGCAGGTTGACGATGGGGCGCAGCCGGTTGCGCGCCTCGTCGACCCCGCCCTCGAAGGCGATCCTGCCATTGGCGATGATCGCGACCTTTTCGCACAGGCGCTCGGCATGGGCGATGACATGGGTGGAGAAGATGACCGTCGTCCCCTCGGCGGCGAGGCGGCGGATGAGGTCTTCGAGCTTGCCCTGGTTGATTGCATCGAGGCCCGAGAAGGGCTCGTCGAGGACGACCATGCGCGGATGGTGGACGATGGTGCCCAAGAGCTGGACGGTCTGCGCCATGCCCTTGGACAAGGAACGGATCGGGGCCTCGATCCAGTCGCCAAGGCCGTGGCCGTCGAGCAGTTCGACGGCACGCGCGCGCCCGGTTTTCAGCGGCAGGCCGCGCAGCGCCCCCATGAAGGCGATGGCCTCCCTGCTGCTCATCGCCGGATAGAGGCCGCGTTCCTCGGGGAGGTAGCCGACGTCATGCGCGACCTTCAGCGGTTGCCGGTTGCCGAGCAGCGTGCGGTGTCCCTCGTCGGGGTCGATGATACCCAGCATCATGCGCAAGGTCGTCGTCTTGCCCGCGCCATTGGGGCCGAGGAAGCCGTAGATCGATCCCGCGGGCACCGACAGGCTGGCGCCGTCGACGGCGGTCTTGCCGTCGAAGGTCTTGACGAGGTCGGTCGCTTCGGCGGCGAGAGGCGTGGCGTTCATCCCTCAATTTGGTAAGGGCTGGAGCCGTGATGGCAAGCCTTGAAACCCGGATCGAGGAAGAAGCGCGGCGGCTCGGCTTTGCCGCTTGCGGCTTCGCGCGTGCCGATGCGGCCGACGATGCGGGCGAGGAATTGCGCGCCTTCGTCGCCGAGGGGCGGCATGGCGACATGGGCTGGATGGAAGAGCGGCTGCACCACCGCGTCGGCGTCAAGGCGCTGTGGCCCGAGGCGAAGAGCGTCATCGCCCTGGGGCTGAGCTATGCGCCCGACCGCGACCCGCGGTGGCTCGAAGACCATCCGACCAAGGGGCGGATCAGCGTCTATGCGCAGGGCGCCGACTATCACAAGCTGGTGAAGCAGAAGCTGAAGGCCTTGGCGCGCTGGCTGGTGGCCGAGGCGCCGTGCGAGGTGAAGGTGTTCGTCGACACCGCGCCGGTGATGGAAAAACCCCTCGCCGCCGCTGCCGGGGTGGGCTGGCAGGGCAAGCACACCAACTTGCTCAACCGCACCCATGGCAACTGGCTGTTCCTCGGCATCATCTATACGACGCTGGAGCTGGCGCCGAGCGCGCCGGCCAAGGTGCATTGCGGCAGCTGCACCGCCTGCATCAAGGATTGCCCGACGGGCGCGATCACCGCGCCGCACCGGATCGATGCGCGCAAATGCATCTCCTATCTCACCATCGAGCATCCCGGCCCGATCCCGGAAGACTATCGCGAGGCGATGGGCAATCGCATCTATGGCTGCGACGATTGCCTGTCGGCCTGTCCGTGGAACCGCTTCGCCGACGGCGCCCAGGGCCATGAGAAGTTCGCGCCCCGCCCCGAACTGGTCGCCCCCGCGCTGGCCGATCTGTT
The nucleotide sequence above comes from Sphingomicrobium arenosum. Encoded proteins:
- a CDS encoding sensor histidine kinase — protein: MIGAVGLDRPFFSDKNRAFWLLQSFGWSGYLILRYLTGVVNGFQPIVFLFHCLIITATGYSLTLLMAALYKRLIKLQAAITMLVSLATVVLGSVLFSFLETWSISTFVNPTFEPRGTQFLGAMVLDFALLAAWTALYYGINYYLLLEEQIDQRRALESQASAAQLAMLRYQLNPHFLFNTLNSISTLVLLAEKERANAMLARLSSFLRYTLANEPTAQVPLAKEIDTLKLYLEIEKMRFEERLRPHFRIEAAAAGVPVPSLILQPLIENAIKYAVTPAENGADIWITARAEGGRVRIEVADSGAGGGVVTGAPSTGVGLANTSERLAQAYGRDGHFETKANEKGGFSVILHIPFRKEEQE
- a CDS encoding LytR/AlgR family response regulator transcription factor — translated: MTIRTLLVDDEPLATQGLQLRLEAHDDVEVIGTANNGREAIRQTKTLKPDLVFLDIQMPGFDGFSVISGLMEVEPPLFVFVTAYDQHAVKAFEAKAVDYLVKPVEEDRLAETLDRVRNRLAEKGAARKARKLEAALNEHAPEAASELSKQDPNAPAASRYESVINIRDQGQIFRVDVEDIERIDAAGDYMCIQTGDNTLILRETMKDLEKRLDPRKFQRVHRSTIVNLDKVKQVKPHTNGECFLILGSDAEVKVSRSYRDVVARFVH
- a CDS encoding MATE family efflux transporter — protein: MKRGSIDSRLIWAIAVPAMITNVATALIGIADLWVVGRLGSAPAQGAVDIGARLFALLFTVMNFLKTGTTGLVAQAGTREGAEEQAATLLRGMAVALAIALALLALKPLLLPLLLDALGAKGEVLVAARTYAGIRYWSAPGVLVNLALIGYLVGQRRMTAVLVIEVGYNLLNVALGLLFVLRFDMGIAGIGWSSLIAEYAKLAITAALVFSGGGLVLLRAQLGATGTFARARLLPFLSVNRDLFLRTVILALALAALTRIGATRGAVTLAANAILFQFFLFSALFLDGFENAAQVLNGEAKGAADRVRFERLTKAIVFRGFGAAALVSLAFGLFAIPLIESFAATPAVALSAMYYSPWLVVLPFAGVAGFIYDGVYVGASWTRALLLVMGGSAAVYALALWLTWDWGNHGLWASFTLFLIARAVFQRLMLPRLVAKIADDPDLPAAKS
- a CDS encoding VOC family protein — its product is MMARITGLGGVFVKRKDVEASTKWYKDVLGIAGDYGPMFRWADEPQEDPFSLLSSFAEDTTYLDPGTMPFMINFRVDDLDAFQAELEGKGVEILGRADEVYGKFAWILDPDGIKIELWEQLGPAPAA
- a CDS encoding ABC transporter permease, with amino-acid sequence MKEIIRAAFVIGRRDYFATVLSKTFLFFLIGPFFPIGIGVLFGAVGTNIADSDNERIVAVIGTAAEVAALNEAQERFTPFAPGDGFVTLEQVDPEGDLDAQREALLARTERPILGVLDGGLEAPVLTGTLGEGSGTARHLGAFINEARRASLEGAPPDATGPPLEVNTRSQSASSRSFAQALTARMGQLLLFFVTILLAGMLLSQMLEEKGNKAIEVLASAVPVDSIFIGKLFAMLAISLTGIAVWITTIVIALYAFGGGSAALIPPPPAVGWPVFILLGLVYFTTSYLLLGAAFLGIGAQASTVRQVQTLSMPVTMIQVVLFLGAQLGVGDPYGREAIIAAVFPFTSPFAMIARAAEVAPLWPHLVAIAWQALWVALILRVASNFFRKSVLKSGKPFRWPWSRKAVR
- a CDS encoding ABC transporter ATP-binding protein; translated protein: MNATPLAAEATDLVKTFDGKTAVDGASLSVPAGSIYGFLGPNGAGKTTTLRMMLGIIDPDEGHRTLLGNRQPLKVAHDVGYLPEERGLYPAMSSREAIAFMGALRGLPLKTGRARAVELLDGHGLGDWIEAPIRSLSKGMAQTVQLLGTIVHHPRMVVLDEPFSGLDAINQGKLEDLIRRLAAEGTTVIFSTHVIAHAERLCEKVAIIANGRIAFEGGVDEARNRLRPIVNLRTRTPDGPWRADLPDSARQSGCEFHFELPEAGPEKMLKSLIDHGAGIDTLSIERPGLHDAFVAIAGEAVAAQMKKDARA
- the queG gene encoding tRNA epoxyqueuosine(34) reductase QueG, yielding MASLETRIEEEARRLGFAACGFARADAADDAGEELRAFVAEGRHGDMGWMEERLHHRVGVKALWPEAKSVIALGLSYAPDRDPRWLEDHPTKGRISVYAQGADYHKLVKQKLKALARWLVAEAPCEVKVFVDTAPVMEKPLAAAAGVGWQGKHTNLLNRTHGNWLFLGIIYTTLELAPSAPAKVHCGSCTACIKDCPTGAITAPHRIDARKCISYLTIEHPGPIPEDYREAMGNRIYGCDDCLSACPWNRFADGAQGHEKFAPRPELVAPALADLLQLDDAGFREMFAGSPIKRIGRGRMVRNCLIAAGNSKEKGLLEQVEPLTRDADPVVAEAARWAKGRLAR